CCAGCCCTGTCGGAAAATCTCATCGCCGCCTTCGCGGTGCAAGACGGCGCGGTGGACCCGTTCATGCTCTCGCTGGACAACATCGCCCAGGCCATGAGCCTTGGCTGCTCCATGCGCCGCAACCTCGCCGCCGTGTCCATGGAAGTGACGGACGGCCGCGTCACCCTCGTGCGTTGCCGGGACATAACCACCGGCGGCGAAGTCCTGATCGAGACCGAACTGGTGATCAACGCCTCCGGGGCCTGGGCGGGACGGATCGCGGCCCTGGCCGGGGCGCACATCAACATCCTTTATTCCATGGGTAGCCTCATCATCACCCAGGACCGCATCGCCACCCGGGTCATCAACCGGCTGCGACCGCCCTCGGACGCGGATATCCTCGTGCCCGGCGGAACCGTGTCCATCCTCGGCACTACCTCCATCCGCGTGCCCACGCCCGACGGATGCAGGCCCAGCGTGGCGGAAACCGACCGCATCATCGACGACGCCCGGGCCATGCTGCCCATTCTGGGTCGCACCCGCTACATCCGGGCCTACGCCGGCGTGCGGCCCCTGGTTTCCCTGGGCCCGGCCGGTGACGACCGTGCGGTCAGCCGTGGCTTTTCGCTCATCGACCACGCGAGCGAGGGCGTGGAAAATTTCATGACCATCACCGGCGGCAAACTCACCACGTACAGGCTCATGGCCGAAAAGGCGGCGGATCTGGCCTGCGCCAAACTTGGCGTCACCGCGCCCTGCCGGACACGCAAGGAGCCGCTTCCGCCCTCCAGCATGGGCAAGTGGACCGAACCCGGCCGTGGTCCGAAAAGCTGGGTGGAGAGCCGGGCCGAAGACGACATCGTGCTGTGCGAATGCGAGATGGTCTCGCGGAGCGTCATCGACGCCATCGTGGACGAGGCCAAGGACATGCGCGGCCGCTCCATGCTCAAGGCCATCGGCATGCGCAGCCGGGTCGGCAAAGGCCCGTGCCAGGGCGGTTTTTGCGGACCGCGCATCACCGGTCACCTCTATGACCGTGAAATATCCACCGGCACCCAGGGTCTGGCGGAGCTCAAGACCTTCACCGAACGCCGCTGGAGAGGCTTTTCGCCGATACTCTGGGGCGTGCCGCTCATGCAGGCCGACCTGCAGGAGGCCCTGCACTGCGGAG
The DNA window shown above is from Desulfomicrobium apsheronum and carries:
- a CDS encoding FAD-dependent oxidoreductase; amino-acid sequence: MTILTTRVLIIGAGVTGAGLLRDLALRGVQALLIEQRDVNSGASGGNHGLLHSGARYVASDVEAAVECREEGDILRRLAPQCIEDTGGLFVAVRGDDEGYVSDFSALCVKSGVPCQGLELRTARAMEPALSENLIAAFAVQDGAVDPFMLSLDNIAQAMSLGCSMRRNLAAVSMEVTDGRVTLVRCRDITTGGEVLIETELVINASGAWAGRIAALAGAHINILYSMGSLIITQDRIATRVINRLRPPSDADILVPGGTVSILGTTSIRVPTPDGCRPSVAETDRIIDDARAMLPILGRTRYIRAYAGVRPLVSLGPAGDDRAVSRGFSLIDHASEGVENFMTITGGKLTTYRLMAEKAADLACAKLGVTAPCRTRKEPLPPSSMGKWTEPGRGPKSWVESRAEDDIVLCECEMVSRSVIDAIVDEAKDMRGRSMLKAIGMRSRVGKGPCQGGFCGPRITGHLYDREISTGTQGLAELKTFTERRWRGFSPILWGVPLMQADLQEALHCGAMDLEFGPAPSTRDEESENCPATAFKEPS